From the Halalkalicoccus sp. CGA53 genome, one window contains:
- a CDS encoding CaiB/BaiF CoA transferase family protein produces MDTESDPHDSGRESTGSTVDPNGRLLDGITVVDLTTFVTGGFATLMLANQGAEVIKVERPGAGDDSRHSGPPFVPVEGYDGPGRPATEAGESPYFWTVNYGKRSVELNLKSEAGLAALYDLIETADVVIENFRPGTADRLGVGYEDVRELNGDVIYCSISAFGDSGPWSERPGYDLLVQGMSGIMSVTGPEDGDPVKVGLPQTDLITAMWAAFGIVGALFRRERTGEGERVELGMLDAALPWLTKQAGKAFVGEETTRMGTKDPVLAPYQSYPTADGYLNVACGNQRLWEEFCAAIDREDLAEDDRFETNGDRVGHMDELEGELSATLAERTTDEWVSLLADEKGLPVGPVFDVSEALTNEQVEARGVVGTLPHAALGEIDAIEHPLNFAGADSGFQSGPPLLGEDTESVLSELGYDEAEIDRLRERGAIPE; encoded by the coding sequence ATGGACACCGAGAGTGACCCACACGACTCTGGTCGCGAGTCGACGGGTTCGACGGTCGACCCGAACGGACGGCTCCTGGATGGGATCACGGTCGTCGACCTGACCACCTTCGTCACGGGCGGCTTCGCGACGCTGATGCTCGCGAACCAGGGTGCCGAGGTGATCAAGGTCGAACGCCCCGGCGCGGGCGACGATAGCCGTCACTCCGGGCCGCCGTTCGTCCCGGTCGAGGGCTACGACGGCCCCGGGAGGCCCGCCACCGAGGCCGGCGAGTCGCCGTATTTCTGGACGGTGAACTACGGCAAGCGGAGCGTCGAACTGAACCTCAAATCGGAAGCGGGCCTCGCAGCGCTCTATGACCTGATCGAGACCGCCGACGTCGTGATCGAGAACTTCCGGCCGGGCACCGCCGACCGCCTCGGCGTGGGATACGAGGACGTACGGGAGCTGAACGGGGACGTGATCTACTGCTCGATCTCCGCGTTCGGCGACTCGGGGCCCTGGAGCGAACGGCCGGGCTACGATCTCCTCGTGCAGGGGATGAGCGGGATCATGAGCGTTACGGGCCCCGAAGACGGCGACCCGGTGAAGGTCGGGCTCCCGCAGACCGACCTGATCACGGCGATGTGGGCGGCGTTCGGGATCGTCGGCGCGCTCTTCCGGAGAGAGCGGACGGGCGAGGGCGAGCGCGTCGAACTCGGGATGCTCGACGCGGCGTTGCCGTGGCTCACGAAGCAGGCGGGCAAGGCGTTCGTCGGGGAGGAGACCACGCGAATGGGGACGAAAGACCCCGTGCTCGCCCCGTACCAGTCCTATCCTACGGCCGACGGCTACCTGAACGTCGCCTGCGGCAACCAGCGCCTCTGGGAGGAGTTCTGTGCGGCGATCGATCGGGAGGACCTCGCCGAGGACGATCGGTTCGAGACGAACGGCGACCGCGTCGGACACATGGACGAACTGGAGGGAGAGCTCTCGGCGACGCTCGCCGAACGAACGACCGACGAGTGGGTATCGCTCCTGGCCGACGAGAAGGGCCTTCCCGTGGGGCCGGTCTTCGACGTGAGCGAGGCGCTCACGAACGAGCAGGTCGAAGCACGCGGTGTCGTCGGGACGCTGCCCCACGCCGCGCTGGGCGAGATCGACGCGATCGAGCACCCGCTCAACTTCGCGGGCGCCGACAGCGGGTTCCAGTCGGGCCCGCCCTTGCTCGGCGAGGACACCGAGAGCGTTCTCTCGGAACTCGGGTACGATGAGGCGGAGATCGACCGGCTCAGAGAGCGCGGGGCGATCCCCGAGTAG